DNA from Deinococcus deserti VCD115:
CCCGCAAGCCCAGCGATGGCCCCCGAGAGGATGAAACCAGTCATGACGCGCCGGCTGACGTTGATCCCGGCCAGGGAGGCGGCCTCCACGTTGGATCCGACCGCGTAATACTCGCGGCCCGCGCGGTACGACCTCAGGTAGATGCTGAACAGCGCCATGACCACGAGGACCAGCAGGACTAGGGACGGCACCCCCAGGACACTGCTGCTCGCGAACGAACTGAACGCCGCCGGGAGGTTGCTTGCCGTAATCTGCCCACCTTGAACGACAGCGTAGTCCACGCCACGGAACACGTACAGCGTCCCGAGGGTTGCGACCAGGGCCGGCACTTTCCCGTACGCGACCAGCAAACCGTTTACGGCGCCGAGCAGTGCGCCGATGCCTACGCCGGCCACGAACGCCAGCCCGATCGGCATGCTGGGGTTCGCGACAAAAAGCGACCCGGTGAGGAACGCAGTCAATCCGAGGGTGCTGCTGACGCTCAGGTCAACGTGCTTCATCAGCAGGACCAGGGTCTGCCCGACGACGACCAGGCCAATGATCGCGACGTTTAATGCCAGATCCCGCATGCTCTGCGGAGTAAGAAAGCGGGGATTGATGGCCGTGGTCATCGCCACCAGGGCCAGCAGGATCAGAATCAGGCTGGCTTCCCGGGCGCGGAACAACCGGGACAGGAGGTTCGGAGGAGGAGTGCTGGCAGTTCCAGGCGTCGACAGTCCAGTCATCACGCCACACCACCCACGGCGGTCTGCCGGGCGGGAGTGGGAGTGCCCTGGCCGGTGGCGAGGTACATCACGGCTTCTTCCGAGGCGTCCTGACGGGGCAGTTCGCCCACCAGTTCGCCTTCACGCATGACCAGAATGCGGTCTGCCATTCCCAGCACCTCCGGAAGGTCACTACTGATCATCACCACGGCGAGTCCTTCGGCAGCGAGCTGTGCGAGGGTGCGGTGCACTTCCGCTTTGGCGCCGACGTCCACTCCGCGGGTGGGCTCATCCACGATCAGGACAGCTGGGCCAGTGGCAAGCCATTTGGCCAGCACGACCTTCTGCTGATTCCCGCCGGAGAGCGTGCTGACCGCGTCGGTCAGGCGGTGGGCTTTGAGCTGGAGTTTGCTGGTCCAGTCGCTGGCCGTCTGGTATTCCCGCGCGCGGTCCATCAGGGGGCCGCGGCGCAGGCGGCCGAGGATGGCCAGGGTGGCGTTGCGTTCAATGCTCATGTCCATCACCAGGCCCTGCTGCCGGCGGTCTTCCGGCACCAGGCCAATCCCGGCCTGCATAGCGGCGCCGGTGCTGCCGGCCGGTACCGGGTGTCCCTGGACACGAACTTCTCCGGCGTCCCGGGGGTCGATGCCGAAGATGACGCGGGCCACTTCGCTGCGGCCGGCACCCACCAGGCCGGCCAGGCCGACGATCTCTCCCCGCCGGACCTGGAAGCTGACATCCCGGAATACGCCCCGGCGGGTGAGGCCGCGGACGTCCAGGGCAATGTCGCCTGGCGTGACGGGAATCTTGGGGTAGAGCTCGCTGACGTCACGGCCGACCATGCCGCGGACCACGCTGTCGATGGTGTACTCCAGGGCAGGTCCACTGCTGACCCAGCGGCCGTCACGCATGATTGTGAAGCGCTGGCATTCCGCAAAGGCTTCCTCCAGCCGGTGAGTGATGAACAGAACGGCTGCCCCACGGGCGCGCAGGGCGCGGACAACGCGGAAGAGCCGTTCGGTTTCCTGACCGGTCAGGGCTGCGGTCGGTTCGTCCATGATCAGCACGCGCGCCTGGAAGGACAGGGGCTTTGGCGATCTCCACGATCTGCTGATCGGCGATGGACAGGCCCCGCACGGGCCGGGCCGGATCGAGGGGTACGCCGAGGTCGCGGAGAATCTCCCCAACAGTGGAAAGCATGGCCCGACGGTCGATGCGCCCGCCGCTTTTCAGAGGCTGGCGTCCCATCAGGACGTTCTCAGCAACTGTGAGGTCCGCGAAGAGGGTCGGTTCCTGGTAAATGATGGCGATGCCGGCGTCGCGCGCTTCAGCGGTGTTGTAAAAGGTGCGCGGCTGACCTTCGAGCAGCAGTTCCCCTCCGTCGGCGCGGTGAACACCGGCGAGGATCTTTACCAGGGTGCTTTTGCCGGCGCCATTCTCACCGAGCAGCGCGTGAGCTTCGCCGCCATACAGCTCCAGGCTGACGTCCACGAGCGCTTGGACCGGTCCGAAGCTTTTGCTGGCGTGATGCAGGGCAAGGATGGGCTGGTCAGTCAAGGTGGAAGACCTCCTCAAGTTGCAAGAAGCCTTCGTCAGGGTTTTTTCCATTGAGGGCTTCAAAGTAGGGAGCCATGGTGGCCTGCCAGCGGGCGTTCACTTCGCGCCCAGCCATGCCTTGTTGGGCCGCAGCCAGGTCTGGCGTTTCGAAGTAGCCCACCAGAAGTCCGTCGCCGCGCAGAAAAAGGGAGTAGTTGTGCCAGCCGGTCTCGCGCAGGGCCTGGAGCATGTCCGGCCACACGGCCTGATGGTGAGTCTTGTACTCGGTGAGGCGGTCAGGGCGTACCTGCAACAGAAAGCAGACACGGTGGAGCGGCGGTGCAGGTGTGGGCATGGATTCTCCAGCGGGCGGTTCCCGGTTTTCGGTTGGTTACGTTGTTACAGTTATCTAACATGATCAAGCAGAAAAATACAAGGGCTTGTAATCTTCTGTTCGAATGATGTTAGATTTGGGTATGACCACCGACACTCCAAAAGTGAGCAGTGAGCGCCAGCACCAGATCCTGCGCCGCGCACTGGCGGACCGCGTCGTGAAAATCAAGGATCTGTCCGCGGAGCTCGGAGTTCACGAGATGACTGTCCGGCGCGACATCGACCAGCTCGCCGAACAGGGCCTCCTCGAACGTATCCACGGCGGCGCGCGCATCGTCGAGAAAACCAGCGAGGAAGTCGCTCACCAGCTGCGCGCCACCAAGAACACCGAAGCCAAAGAAGCCATCGCCCGCGCCGCCCTGAACCTCATTGAGGACGGGGACGTCGTCGCCCTGGACGCCAGCACCACCGCCCTGGCGCTCGCCCGCCTTCTGCACGCCCGCAATGTCAGCGCCATTGTCAGCGGACTCGACGCCGCCAACGTTCTCGCCGCAAATGGCGTGCCGTTCCTGATGGTCGGCGGAAACTTCCACGCTCCCGCCCGTTCGTTCGTCGGCGCGTTCTTCATGGACACCATGACCCGCCTGCACCCCGACAAGGTCTTCTTCTCCGCCAAGGCCTTCTCGCCCGACACCGGCTTCACCGACCCTCACCTGCCGGAAGTGGGCGCCAAGCAGACGCTCATCCGGTCCGCCGGTACCGTCATCGCCCTGCTGGACAGCACCAAGTTCGAGCGGCGCGCCCTGGCCACCATCGCCACCCTCGATGAAGTTGACGTACTGATCACGGACCAGACGCCCTCCGAACGAACCCTGAGCGCCCTTGAAGCCGCCGACATCCAGCTCACCATGACGCAGGAGACACCATGAACACCAGTACGCTCTTCCAGGCCCTCGACCAGCAACGCATCGAAACACCCTCCTGGGGGTACGGTAACAGCGGCACCCGCTTCAAGACGTTCACCTCTGCCGGCGCTGCCCGTGACGTGTACGAGAAGATTGAAGACGCCGCTGAAGTTCACCGCCTCACTGGCATCGCGCCTAGTGTGGCCCTGCACATTCCGTGGGATGAAGTGGCGGACTACAGCGAGCTGCGCCGGTTTGCGGAAGGACGCGGCGTCGCTCTTGGTGCCATCAACCCGAACGTCTTTCAGGACGATGCGTACAAACTCGGATCCATCGCCCATCCGGACGCTGGGGTCCGCGCGCAGGCAGTGGATCACCTGCTGGACTGCGTGGCGATCATGAAGCAGACTGGCTCCCGTGACCTGAGCCTGTGGTTCGCTGACGGCACCAACTACGCCGGCCAGGACGATCTTCGCGCCCGGAAACGTCGCGTTCGGGAAGCCCTCGCGCAGGTGCATGACGCGCTACCGGAAGGCAGCCGCATGCTGGTCGAATACAAACTGTTCGAACCTGCCTTCTACGCCACCGACCTGTTCGACTGGGGCGCCGCGTACGCGCACTGCCTGGCAATCGGTGAGAAGGCTCAGGTGCTCGTCGACCTGGGGCACCACGCGCAGAGCGTGAACATCGAGCAGATCGTCGCGTTCCTCCTCGACGAGGGCCGGCTGGGAGGCTTCCACTTCAATGCCCGCCGCTACGCGGACGATGACCTGATCGTTGGCACCACCAATCCATTCGAGCTGTTTTGCATCTACGCTGAACTTGTCGCGGCGCAGCGGTCAGAAGACGACCTGACGCGTTCCACCGCGCAGAACACTGCATACATGATCGACCAGAGCCACAACATCGAGCCGAAAGTCGAAGCCATGGTGCAGAGTGTTCTGAACTGCCAGGACGCGTACGCCAAATCCCTGCTGATCGACCGGGAACGCCTCGCAGCTGCGCAGCAGACCGGCGATGTCCTCGAGGCCCACCGCACGCTGACCGACGCCTTTCGCACTGACGTCCGCCCCCTGCTCGCAGACTGGCGGCGCGCACGCGGCCTGCCCGAAGATCCCATCGCCACGCACCGTGCCAGCGGGTACCAGCAGGGAGCCGCGCGGAAACGCGGCACCGCAAGCGCTGGTGGTGGATTTCCCGTCAAGAGCTGACCCTGCTGCCCCTGAAGACCCGCCCTCCCATCCGGCTGGGTCAGGCCTCTCACACCCCTTCCCCGGAGGACCACATGACCACCACCCAAGCCAAGACCACCATCACCAACCGCTGGAACGACGCTGAAGCTCCGCAGAGTGACGGCCTGGCCGCGCTGACCTACCGCTCCAACCTCCTCGGCGCCGACCGCACGCTGGTGAACATCTACGGCGGGAACACCAGCACCAAGAGCGTCGAGAAAGACCACCTCGGCCGGGACGTGACGGTGCTGTGGGTGAAGGGCAGCGGCTCCGACATCGCCAGCATCACCGAGAAGGGCTTCGCGGGGCTGAAGCTCGACGAGGTGCTCCCCTTATTTGACCGTCCGGAGATGACCGACGAGGACATGACCGCGTACCTCGAACGCACCACCTTCGAACCCGGTCGTCCACGCCAGAGCATCGAGACATTGCTGCACGCCTTCGTGCCCGCCAAGCACGTGGACCACACCCACCCGGACGCCATCATCGCCATTGCCTGCACCCCGAACGGCCCCGACATCATGCGCGAGATCTACGGCGAGCGGGCCGCCTGGGTGGACTACATCCGCCCCGGCTTCACCCTCAGTCAGCAGATCGGCGCGGCCGTACGCAACAACCCGAACCTGGAAGCGGTCGTTATGGGCAAGCATGGCCTGGTCACCTGGGGCGATACCGCGAAGGAGAGTTATGAAACGACCCTGCGCATCATCGGAGAAGCCCAGGCGTACCTGGACGCCCGTCAGGAAGCCCAGCCGTTCGGAGGCCAGCGGGTAGCCAGCCTGCCGGAAGAGGCAGCAAATACCCTGCTTGCCGCAGTGCTGCCCGTCCTGCGCGGCGCGATGAAGGGTGCCCGGCCCGTGATCCTGAACGTAGACCGCAGCCCGGAAGTGATGGAGTTCGTAAACTCCAAAGCTGCCGCGGAACTGTCTCAGGTGGGTGCGGCGTGCCCGGATCATCTGGTGCACACCAAACGCACCCCGCTCTTCCTGAACTGGACGCCCGAGCAGGGCAAGGACGCCCTCCTCACCGCCGCCAGGGACGGTGTCGAGCAGTTCAAAGCCGAGTACGCCGCGTACTTTGAAGAGAACAAAGGCGCAGGCGACGTGATGTTCACGCCCAGCCCCCGCGTGGTGCTGATCCCCGGGCTCGGCATGGTGAACAGCGGACCCGACGCGCAGGGCGCGGACGTTTCCCGGCAACTGTACCTGCGGGCCATTCAAGTGATGAAGAGTGCCAGCAGCCTCGGCGGGTTCGTCAGCCTTACGGCCGCCGAATCCTACGCGGTGGAGTACTGGCCGCTCGAACTGTACAAACTCGCACAGAAACCCGCCCCGAAGGTGCTGGAAGGTCACGTGGCCCTCGTGACCGGCGCGGCCAGCGGCATCGGACGCGCCATCGCGCGGCGCCTTGCACAGGACGGTGCACACGTCGTGATTGCCGACCTGAACGCTGAGGGAGGCCAGCAGGTCGCACAGGAAATTATTCAGGAACGCGGGTACCAGCGGGCGGCCAGTACCGGCATGAACGTCACCAGCGAGGAACAGGTGCAAGCCGCGTATCAGACGGCCATTCTCCAGTACGGCGGCGTGGATATCGTCGTAAACAACGCCGGCATCGCGTCCAGCGCCCCCATCGAGGAGACCAGCCTGGAGATGTGGAATAAAAACCAGAGCATCCTGTCTACCGGTTACTTTCTGGTAGCCCGCGAAGCGTTCAAGGTACTCAAGGCCCAGAACACCGGCGGGAACCTGGTGTTCATCGGCAGCAAGAACAGCCTGGCGGCCGGCAAGAACGCCGCGGCGTACAGTACCGCCAAAGCGGCGGAAATCCACCTGGCCCGCTGCCTTGCCGAAGAAGGCGGCGCTCACGGCATCCGGGTGAACAGCGTTCTGCCCGACAGCGTCCTGTCCGGCTCGGCCATCTGGGACGGGAAATGGCGCTCCGAGCGGGCCGCGACCTACGGCATCCGTGAGGATCAGCTAGAGGACTTCTACCGTCAGCGCAACACCCTCAAGGTCAACATCCTGCCTGAAGACATCGCAGAAGCCACGTTCTACTTCGCCACGCCCGCAGCGAGCAAAACGACTGGTGGCATCCTGACCGTCGATGGTGGCGTGCCGATCGCGTATGTCCGCTGAGGCCACCCTGACAGACGTGAAGCGTCACGTCGCGATTGACCTCGGCGCGTCGAGCGGACGGGTGGCACTGGGGACCGTGCACGCCGGAAAGCTCACCGTGGAGGTCCTTCACCGCTTCCCAAACGGCGGGATCCCCGTGCAGGGCGGGTTGTACTGGGATGTGCTGGGCCTGTGGCGGGAAATCCTGCATGGACTCAGGCTCGCAGCGGGTCACGGACCCATCGACAGTGTGGGGGTCGACTCCTGGGCGGTCGATTATGCGCTGATCGATGAACACGGCCTGCTGATTGACGGTGTCCGTCATTATCGCGACGCACGGACGGACGGCGTGATGGACCAGCTGCTCGGCGTGTTGCCCAGAGACGCGGTGTACGAATTTACCGGCATTCAGTTCCTTCCGTTCAATACAGCCTTTCAGCTGGTCGCGCACAGGCAGCAGGCGCCGACGCAGCTGGACCGGGCGCGCACCCTGTTGATGGTCCCGGACCTGCTGCATTACTGGCTGACAGGCCGGCAGGTCACAGAAATGACCAATGCCAGCACCACGCAGTTGTACGACTCGCGTCAGACAGCATGGTCCGAGCCAGTCCTGAACGCCTTCGGGATCCCTGCACACCTGTTGCCTGACGTAGTTCATCCCGGCACTGACCTGGGAGCGGTGCAGCCTGATGTGGCGCGTGACACGGGCCTCCACGGCACCCGGGTCATCGCCCCTGGAACCCATGACACCGCCAGTGCTGTCGCGGCCGTTCCGGCAGACGGGAAGGGCTGGGCCTACCTCTCCAGCGGCACCTGGTCCCTGGTCGGCGTCGAAACGGACCGCCCGGTAATCACCCCGCAGGCCCTCGCTCTCAACCTGACCAACGAGGCGGGCGTGCACGGCACGACCCGCCTGCTGAAAAACGTGATGGGGTTATGGATCG
Protein-coding regions in this window:
- a CDS encoding L-rhamnose mutarotase, encoding MPTPAPPLHRVCFLLQVRPDRLTEYKTHHQAVWPDMLQALRETGWHNYSLFLRGDGLLVGYFETPDLAAAQQGMAGREVNARWQATMAPYFEALNGKNPDEGFLQLEEVFHLD
- a CDS encoding DeoR/GlpR family DNA-binding transcription regulator — protein: MTTDTPKVSSERQHQILRRALADRVVKIKDLSAELGVHEMTVRRDIDQLAEQGLLERIHGGARIVEKTSEEVAHQLRATKNTEAKEAIARAALNLIEDGDVVALDASTTALALARLLHARNVSAIVSGLDAANVLAANGVPFLMVGGNFHAPARSFVGAFFMDTMTRLHPDKVFFSAKAFSPDTGFTDPHLPEVGAKQTLIRSAGTVIALLDSTKFERRALATIATLDEVDVLITDQTPSERTLSALEAADIQLTMTQETP
- a CDS encoding bifunctional rhamnulose-1-phosphate aldolase/short-chain dehydrogenase yields the protein MTTTQAKTTITNRWNDAEAPQSDGLAALTYRSNLLGADRTLVNIYGGNTSTKSVEKDHLGRDVTVLWVKGSGSDIASITEKGFAGLKLDEVLPLFDRPEMTDEDMTAYLERTTFEPGRPRQSIETLLHAFVPAKHVDHTHPDAIIAIACTPNGPDIMREIYGERAAWVDYIRPGFTLSQQIGAAVRNNPNLEAVVMGKHGLVTWGDTAKESYETTLRIIGEAQAYLDARQEAQPFGGQRVASLPEEAANTLLAAVLPVLRGAMKGARPVILNVDRSPEVMEFVNSKAAAELSQVGAACPDHLVHTKRTPLFLNWTPEQGKDALLTAARDGVEQFKAEYAAYFEENKGAGDVMFTPSPRVVLIPGLGMVNSGPDAQGADVSRQLYLRAIQVMKSASSLGGFVSLTAAESYAVEYWPLELYKLAQKPAPKVLEGHVALVTGAASGIGRAIARRLAQDGAHVVIADLNAEGGQQVAQEIIQERGYQRAASTGMNVTSEEQVQAAYQTAILQYGGVDIVVNNAGIASSAPIEETSLEMWNKNQSILSTGYFLVAREAFKVLKAQNTGGNLVFIGSKNSLAAGKNAAAYSTAKAAEIHLARCLAEEGGAHGIRVNSVLPDSVLSGSAIWDGKWRSERAATYGIREDQLEDFYRQRNTLKVNILPEDIAEATFYFATPAASKTTGGILTVDGGVPIAYVR
- a CDS encoding rhamnulokinase — its product is MSAEATLTDVKRHVAIDLGASSGRVALGTVHAGKLTVEVLHRFPNGGIPVQGGLYWDVLGLWREILHGLRLAAGHGPIDSVGVDSWAVDYALIDEHGLLIDGVRHYRDARTDGVMDQLLGVLPRDAVYEFTGIQFLPFNTAFQLVAHRQQAPTQLDRARTLLMVPDLLHYWLTGRQVTEMTNASTTQLYDSRQTAWSEPVLNAFGIPAHLLPDVVHPGTDLGAVQPDVARDTGLHGTRVIAPGTHDTASAVAAVPADGKGWAYLSSGTWSLVGVETDRPVITPQALALNLTNEAGVHGTTRLLKNVMGLWIAQECSRAWGNPSFAELYGAAALVEANGPLIDPDDVRFLPPGLDMPARVQAYCAETGQVVPSTPAEITRCVLESLAFRCAEVLSQLEEVTGESIHTLHVVGGGSQIRFLNQLLADISGRTVVAGPVEATLLGNLLVQAEACGSIPRGSMREVSRICEILTTYTPVKKRTVTQHTIFAELTTRHAAST
- a CDS encoding ABC transporter permease, whose product is MTGLSTPGTASTPPPNLLSRLFRAREASLILILLALVAMTTAINPRFLTPQSMRDLALNVAIIGLVVVGQTLVLLMKHVDLSVSSTLGLTAFLTGSLFVANPSMPIGLAFVAGVGIGALLGAVNGLLVAYGKVPALVATLGTLYVFRGVDYAVVQGGQITASNLPAAFSSFASSSVLGVPSLVLLVLVVMALFSIYLRSYRAGREYYAVGSNVEAASLAGINVSRRVMTGFILSGAIAGLAGVLYLARYGTVDAAAGTGLELQVIAAAVVGGVAITGGVGTIAGAGIGALLLGVIGSALVALRAPAFWQQAIQGALLLLAISIDIVVARRAARVMQERSHR
- the rhaI gene encoding L-rhamnose isomerase, with amino-acid sequence MNTSTLFQALDQQRIETPSWGYGNSGTRFKTFTSAGAARDVYEKIEDAAEVHRLTGIAPSVALHIPWDEVADYSELRRFAEGRGVALGAINPNVFQDDAYKLGSIAHPDAGVRAQAVDHLLDCVAIMKQTGSRDLSLWFADGTNYAGQDDLRARKRRVREALAQVHDALPEGSRMLVEYKLFEPAFYATDLFDWGAAYAHCLAIGEKAQVLVDLGHHAQSVNIEQIVAFLLDEGRLGGFHFNARRYADDDLIVGTTNPFELFCIYAELVAAQRSEDDLTRSTAQNTAYMIDQSHNIEPKVEAMVQSVLNCQDAYAKSLLIDRERLAAAQQTGDVLEAHRTLTDAFRTDVRPLLADWRRARGLPEDPIATHRASGYQQGAARKRGTASAGGGFPVKS